In Cryptococcus deuterogattii R265 chromosome 4, complete sequence, a genomic segment contains:
- a CDS encoding dCMP deaminase — protein sequence MFIAIVGTPSSGKRTVLQYLEKKYGFKHLRLSKGEEQLAEHMDGVVNGIGKLNTESTATVFANVPDLLDHVTRNWLSHFVTTDLHTYEEIDPFLKRPFFLLVSVDGPLRVRFERERARTEAEGRNITLEDFIDAHDSLLHGLPSTQIHALPALAQGQFMSDFRRILTLAHVHVDNNFTDISALNWYLDRLDLLDEERLRPGWDTYFMTLAALASERSNCMKRRVGALLVRSKRILSTGYNGTPRGTRNCNQGGCSRCNGSARGGEALNECLCLHAEENALLEAGRERIGDDSVIYCNTCPCLRCSVKIVQCGVREVVYNQSYSMDEASARVLKEGGVTLRQLHLPSEIW from the exons ATGTTCATTGCAATCGTCGGCACTCCATCTTCGGGGAAGCGAACCGTACTTCAGTACCTTGAAAAGAAATACGGATTCAAGCATTTGCGATTAAGCAAGGGGGAGGAACAA CTTGCGGAGCACATGGATGGTGTAGTAAACGGTATTGGAAAGCTTAATACTGAGTCTACTGCAACT GTTTTTGCCAATGTTCCCGATCTCCTCGACCATGTTACTCGCAACTGGCTCTCCCATTTTGTTACTACGGATCTTCACACCTATGAAGAAATAGATCCTTTCCTCAAACGACCATTCTTCTTACTGGTCAGTGTGGACGGCCCTTTACGAGTGAGATTCGAACGTGAACGAGCTAG GACTGAAGCAGAAGGCAGGAATATAACCCTCGAGGATTTCATTGACGCTCATGATTCATTACTCCACGGCCTTCCTTCCACACAAATTCATGCTCTTCCAGCACTTGCTCAAGGTCAGTTCATGTCAGACTTCCGGCGCATTCTCACTCTCGCCCACGTTCACGTTGACAACAATTTCACCGATATCTCTGCCCTGAACTGGTATCTTGATCGCCTCGATcttttggatgaagaaaggcTAAGGCCCGGATGGGACACTTACTTCATG ACTTTAGCAGCTTTGGCCTCAGAGCGTTCGAACTGCATGAAACGACGAGTAGGGGCTTTGCTTGTGAGATCGAAGAGAATTCTATCGACAGGTTACAATGGCACTCCAAGGGGCACCCGAAATTGTAATCAGGGAGGATGCTCTCGATGTAATGGCAGTGCAAGGGGTGGCGAAGCTC TTAATGAGTGTTTATGTTTGCATGCAGAAGAGAATGCTTTGTTGGAGGCGGGGAGGGAGCGTATCGGCGATGATTCCGTGATTTATTGCAACAC ATGTCCTTGCCTCCGCTGTTCTGTCAAGATCGTACAATGTGGTGTTCGGGAGGTTGTCTACAATCAGAGTTACAGTATGGATGAAGCTTCCGCTAGGGTGCTTAAAGAGGGCGGTGTCACACTGCGACAGCTCCATTTACCTAGCGAAATTTGGTGA